A DNA window from Brassica napus cultivar Da-Ae chromosome C1, Da-Ae, whole genome shotgun sequence contains the following coding sequences:
- the LOC125579770 gene encoding uncharacterized protein LOC125579770 — translation MKLRSGYQPRNNQQGNYQPQQNPPPGFSNKGNQSSQQQVNPSTSTQESSTDVLLKQILESQTRRIELSNHKKEVDEIERLVFGTEIEQVQHLIVATAEVKIVEEADKMVKVQILKGDEPMAEKPVAKRANQKLKEVKLEDTTEVEQSPYDKLPFPQRVLTKAQKKVISKFRKDLSDIGIKLPAISGMREAHVQMMLIKDIVDHQAEVAELLNISTLKLDPPVTPKSLPKLESQGKFTLSCSLGKLTFDDALDFPLKIGSCTIPIDLTVLKMATEKRVPLILGTPFLTTVGACIDFANKKVTLLNVNKAVSYPIQSPLDVEYCGTITCGDPYIEKDPPSPLST, via the exons atgaagttgagg agtggttatcagcctaggAACAACCAACAAGGcaactatcagcctcagcaaaaccctcctcctggtttctcCAACAAAGGGAACCAGtcttctcaacaacaagttAATCCTTCTACCTCTACTCAGGAAAGCAGCACTGATGTTCTACTGAAAcagatcttggagtctcagactagaa GGATTGAATTGAGTAACCACAAGAAAGAGGTAGATGAAATTGAAAGATTGGTATTTGGAACTGAGATTGAACAGGTTCAGCATCTGATTGTAGCAACAGCTGAAGTAAAGATTGTGGAGGAAGCCGACAAAATGGTTAAAGTACAGATTTTGAAGGGAGATGAACCCATGGCTGAGAAACCAGTTGCGAAGAGAGCTAACCAGAAGCTGAAAGAGGTCAAGCTGGAGGACACCACTGAGGTTGAGCAGTCACCCTATGACAAGCTCCCATTTCCACAAAGAGTCCTCACCAAAGCTCAGAAGAAGGTGATTTCCAAGTTCAGAAAAGACCTAAGTGATATTGGAATTAAGCTTCCAGCGATTTCGGGTATGCGTGAGGCTCATGTCCAAATGATGCTCATCAAGGACATTGTAGACCACCAAGCAGAAGTAGCAGAGCTTCTCAACATCTCAACTTTGAAACTTGATCCACCAGTCACACCAAAGTCTCTCCCTAAACTAGAATCCCAAGGGAAgttcaccttgtcttgctcccttgGTAAGCTCAcctttgatgatgctctt gacttccctttgaagattggaTCTTGCACCATCCCTATAGACCTCACTGTCTTGAAAAtggcaactgagaagagagtTCCATTGATCCTGGGCACACCATTCCTTACTACTGTGGGTGCTTGCATCGATtttgccaacaagaaggtcacactcctcAATGTCAACAAAGCTGTCTCTTACCCAATTCAGTCTCCACTGGATGTTGAGTATTGTGGAACCATCACTTGTGGAGATCCCTACATTGAGAAGGATCCTCCTTCTCCACTTTCCACTTGA
- the LOC111202382 gene encoding uncharacterized protein LOC111202382 produces MFFFRRDEPPPLIVRRRFRRGTSSVTQSTSPASSPVAATTPPAAPTPPAARTPPSVASGPSQSSRGGGLPTTMTVAELVRQPGRESLQRLDPNYLIVPNTTWFDLSGNGITNSLLRMEYTMLKRGYPTFYDMPAEDQELWFRQFAQEFTWESGITEQVKIVFRRKAASHYTKRINEWKQKFDVGEVPKHINPDVWRDLCGHWTKDETKSLSTINSQNRCSSRGGKGMFVHNLGATSLQTRALQLMKENGGVPVDDFTLMKNAYTNKKTGVIQDGLIQDVIQVVENRKEDLLATQASMCEEGDSASSNSLTVEQLNNLVLEAVPRKKGRYVGLARSTGGASSSSSAHYPLVHELMEQIKTKDTEIEFLKNDNAEIRVELQQNRTTMEQNNVLTQTLLQKFRSRFGEDF; encoded by the exons atgtttttttttcgtaGGGATGAACCACCTCCTCTTATAGTTAGACGTCGTTTTCGCCGGGGTACTTCTTCAGTCACTCAGAGTACGTCACCCGCTAGTAGCCCAGTTGCAGCTACCACTCCTCCAGCAGCCCCCACCCCTCCAGCAGCCCGCACCCCCCCTTCTGTAGCTTCCGGCCCTTCTCAAAGTTCAAGAGGAGGAGGATTGCCTACTACGATGACTGTTGCGGAGTTAGTTAGGCAACCTGGCCGAGAATCGCTTCAGCGCCTTGATCCAAATTATCTTATTGTCCCAAACACCACTTG GTTTGATTTGTCTGGCAATGGTATCACCAACAGCCTTCTTAGGATGGAGTACACGATGCTAAAGCGTGGTTATCCAACTTTCTATGACATGCCTGCAGAAGATCAAGAACTTTGGTTTCGGCAATTTGCG CAAGAGTTCACTTGGGAATCAGGGATTACCGAACAAGTGAAAATTGTTTTCCGCCGCAAAGCAGCTTCGCACTACACCAAGCGGATCAATGAGTGGAAGCAAAAATTCGATGTTGGTGAGGTCCCGAAGCACATCAACCCAGACGTTTGGCGGGATTTGTGTGGTCATTGGACGAAAGATGAGACAAAGTCTTTGTCGACAATCAACTCGCAAAATCGGTGTAGCAGCCGTGGCGGGAAAGGGATGTTTGTCCACAACTTAGGGGCAACAAGTTTACAGACCCGAGCACTTCAGCTA atGAAGGAAAACGGTGGAGTTCCCGTAGATGATTTTACCCTGATGAAGAATGcctataccaacaagaagactggCGTGATTCAGGATGGACTTATTCAGGACGTAATCCAGGTCGTGGAAAATCGAAAAGAGGATCTCCTCGCGACTCAAGCTTCTATGTGTGAAGAAGGCGATTCTGCATCTTCCAACTCCTTAACCGTAGAGCAACTCAACAACCTTGTTCTCGAG GCTGTTCCAAGGAAAAAGGGCCGTTATGTTGGATTGGCTCGTTCGACCGGaggggcttcttcttcttcttcagctcacTATCCACTGGTTCATGAGCTTATGGAGCAGATTAAGACCAAAGATACGGAGATTGAGTTCCTCAAGAATGACAATGCTGAAATCCGGGTTGAGCTGCAGCAAAACCGAACGACTATGGAGCAAAACAATGTTCTCACCCAGACCTTGTTGCAGAAGTTTAGGAGCCGATTCGGTGAAGacttttag
- the LOC125579769 gene encoding uncharacterized protein LOC125579769, protein MDYPPRLYPEGSSNLEKKDINHNFRLGNFPHIRETIELDVWKELVNSPIGVVARLAGRESIWSGRTVHYLLCRQLRVHKKEIWCLVVDEAIRFSLLEFGEITKLNTDPLPTESFEPDQYKEFWEELKVLLGMGPKLDELKEALAFCPLWSFEKCKWLGLLLLQAMGVYCLHHNSRIPFESAIRVFDDEAIRSYPWGRTAYKVLIDSIKMLAPEGGSYTISGMTVALLIWTYESVACFGEKFERVVNNEDVSLLRWGGKRTRASFDNLLVAEIKEHGEVRVRRMVLKDSIEEMFPKWSGEPDDPQLVSLITDIHAGRFVKGFLEVQGNTQGNAQGKGNEKKKKMKGGVSSEAELPTKKQKKIKTQNESEAAAAGKGFSEKEGSKDLELENKATLTTIVGTLDNISRKFDQFDSRLEAYELDRNRPLMDQKTIDDRVKALLEEHLKFLGVGKIPENNDNPSPPSADKSLSLASARVQTQQNSVNSPALAATPGKVFGPKKNLAKELDKESGVKRTLAEEFGSVAKATDHDSQHLDFVVISLVKATKDDKDAKVPAYGRGCRGKRTVKDEDAADKKKAEQVDAALKRKEKAEAKKKEAQTKKKEAQTSKKEAESKKKNVTPPRAGVQKPGEDNVFADVTDEVVGEENEFADIERSEVVESAVIKKYRKKSVQFSPKGFSMTAVSSPAVFLYVGENGTTCMRKNVTPSSVIYDPLAPVDLVLFEKLMQHIKGIPPKPPAPADKPAVLSADHEGDFYSILIHERPWPEKEYGWVFDNHVVAYMNVLIKRSMRNPTPLGSKRIAFIDVWWQSFLIHDFTQFKIKPCMFMFKGNGYEDMLKGKLPDHCPTNLKWYEDVDHLYGCLQTGGNHWVAYHVDLKKEKIDCYDPIFGEATPESEQRILNSFKPLTHMIPYMLNDHIPANIRAPSKKKFSFRRRSKRYTPQNTQIGDCGVYSWKFVECLTLGVMFDGINYKNIQGLRMKMAADILDEGGNTVMSNLLAN, encoded by the exons ATGGATTACCCTCCAAGACTTTACCCTGAAGGGTCTTCTAACCtggaaaaaaaagatattaatcACAATTTCCGTCTAGGAAATTTCCCCCACATTAGAGAAACAATTGAACTTGATGTGTGGAAAGAACTGGTGAACTCTCCCATTGGAGTAGTTGCTAGGCTAGCTGGACGCGAAAGCATATGGTCTGGTAGGACCGTACACTATCTACTATGTAGACAGCTGCGAGTACATAAGAAGGAGATATGGTGTCTCGTGGTTGATGAGGCTATCAGGTTTAGCTTGCTCGAGTTTGGTGAGATCACTAAGTTAAACACAGATCCATTGCCAACAGAAAGTTTTGAACCTGATCAATACAAAGAGTTTTGGGAGGAGTTGAAGGTGCTGCTTGGGATGGGACCCAAGTTAGATGAACTGAAGGAAGCATTAGCGTTCTGTCCGCTTTGGAGTTTTGAAAAGTGTAAGTGGTTGGGGCTGCTACTTCTTCAAGCCATGGGAGTCTATTGTTTGCATCACAATTCAAGGATACCTTTTGAAAGTGCAATAAGGGTATTCGACGATGAAGCCATTAGGTCGTATCCATGGGGTCGGACTGCATACAAAGTTCTCATTGACTCTATTAAAATGTTGGCTCCAGAAGGAGGGTCATACACAATAAGCGGCATGACCGTCGCGTTATTGATTTGGACGTATGAATCCGTCGCCTGCTTCGGTGAGAAATTTGAGAGGGTGGTGAATAATGAAGATGTTTCGCTTTTGCGATGGGGTGGAAAGCGTACACGTGCAAGTTTTGATAACTTGTTGGTTGCCGAAATCAAAGAGCATGGCGAG GTGCGTGTGAGGAGAATGGTTTTGAAGGACTCAATTGAAGAGATGTTTCCTAAATGGTCGGGTGAACCTGACGACCCACAACTCGTCAGCTTGATAACAGACATACATGCAGGTAGATTTGTGAAAGGTTTCTTGGAAGTGCAGGGGAATACGCAGGGTAATGCGCAGGGGAAGgggaatgagaagaagaagaaaatgaagggTGGAGTTTCGTCAGAAGCTGAGCTACCCACTAAGAAGCAGAAAAAAATTAAGACACAGAATGAGTCTGAAGCTGCTGCAGCGGGAAAGGGTTTTAGCGAGAAGGAAGGTAGCAAAGATTTGGAGTTGGAGAACAAAGCGACTCTGACGACCATTGTGGGTACTCTGGATAATATTTCCAGAAAATTTGATCAGTTTGACTCACGGTTGGAAGCTTACGAGTTAGACCGTAACAGACCATTAATGGACCAAAAGACCATTGATGACAGGGTGAAAGCTTTACTGGAGGAGCATCTGAAATTTCTAGGAGTTGGGAAAATTCCCGAAAACAATGATAACCCCTCTCCACCATCAGCAGATAAATCTTTATCGTTGGCATCAGCGCGGGTTCAAACGCAGCAGAACTCTGTCAATAGTCCAGCGTTAGCTGCGACTCCTGGTAAGGTTTTTGGACCGAAAAAGAATTTGGCGAAGGAGCTTGATAAGGAATCAGGGGTGAAAAGGACTTTGGCTGAGGAGTTTGGTAGTGTCGCTAAAGCTACTGATCATGATAGTCAACATCTTGATTTCGTAGTAATTTCTCTTGTAAAGGCTACTAAGGATGATAAGGATGCTAAGGTTCCAGCCTATGGACGCGGCTGCAGGGGCAAGCGTACTGTTAAGGATGAGGATGCCGCTGATAAGAAAAAAGCAGAGCAGGTAGATGCTGCgttgaagaggaaggagaaggctGAGGCTAAGAAAAAAGAGGCTCAGACTAAGAAAAAAGAGGCTCAGACATCCAAAAAAGAG gctgagtcaaagaagaaaaatgtgaCTCCACCGCGTGCCGGTGTACAAAAACCTGGAGAGGATAATGTATTTGCTGATGTGACTGACGAAGTTGTTGGGGAAGAGAACGAATTTGCTGACATCGAGAGATCTGAAGTGGTTGAATCTGCCGTAATTAAGAAATATCGGAAGAAAAGTGTTCAGTTTTCTCCAAAAGGGTTTTCAATGACGGCAGTTTCTTCACCAGCAGTTTTTCTGTACGTAGGAGAGAATGGAACGACGTGCATGAGGAAGAATGTTACTCCTTCGTCAGTAATATATGACCCTCTAGCGCCTGTTGATCTGGTGCTATTCGAAAAACTGATGCAACACATTAAGGGAATTCCACCCAAACCACCAGCACCAGCAGATAAACCAGCAGTCCTCTCAGCTGATCATGAGGGTGACTTCTACAGCATACTCATCCATGAAAGACCGTGGCCGGAAAAGGAATATGGATGGGTGTTTGATAAT catgtcgttgcgTATATGAACGTCCTCATTAAAAGGTCCATGCGAAATCCCACTCCATTAGGGTCTAAGCGGATTGCCTTCATTGACGTTTGGTGGCAAAGTTTTTTGATTCACGATTTCACTCAGTTCAAGATAAAACCTTGTATGTTCATGTTCAAAGGCAATGGTTATGAAGATATGTTAAAGGGTAAGCTTCCCGATCACTGTCCAACAAACTTGAAGTGGTATGAAGATGTGGATCACTTGTACGGATGTCTTCAAACCGGCGGAAATCACTGGGTTGCGTATCATGTGGATCTGAAGAAAGAGAAGATTGATTGCTACGATCCAATCTTTGGAGAGGCAACACCCGAAAGTGAGCAGAGAATTCTAAATTCATTTAAACCGCTGACGCACATGATTCCGTATATGTTGAATGATCATATTCCTGCCAATATCCGAGCCCCTAGTAAGAAGAAGTTCTCATTCAGAAGGAGGAGCAAAAGATACACTCCACAAAACACCCAGATTGGCGATTGTGGGGTGTATTCGTGGAAGTTTGTGGAGTGTCTAACGCTTGGTGTAATGTTTGATGGgataaactataaaaatattcaaggtTTACGGATGAAGATGGCAGCAGATATCCTCGATGAAGGAGGAAATACTGTGATGAGCAATTTGCTGGCTAATTGA
- the LOC106374340 gene encoding glucan endo-1,3-beta-glucosidase 14: protein MTSRTFTRLPNLINVLLLLSLVFSGNILQSVTSLGINYGQVGNNLPSPDKVINLLRSLRITKTRIYDTNPQILSAFANSNIEIIVTIENQVLTLLQDPQQALQWVDSHIKPYIPATRITGIMVGNELFTDEDSSLIGYMMPAMINIHKALVQLGLDRYVQVSSPSSLAVLAESYPPSAGSFKPEVSSVMQQLLQFLEATRSPFWINAYPYFAYKDNPDKIPIDYVLFNRNVGMTDPNTKLHYDNMMYAQVDALAFAAAKLGYRNIEVRVAETGWPSKGDAGEVGASPANAATYNRNLMMRQFAGEGTPARRNSRLDVYIFALFNEDMKPGPTSEKNYGIFRPDGSLAYNLGFSTMSTTTANSESVTYSSSATKAVNRATTTLECWTILILAMIQVVISRLF, encoded by the exons ATGACATCAAGAACATTCACAAGACTTCCTAATCTCATTAACGTTCTTCTCCTGCTTTCTCTCGTTTTCTCAG GGAATATACTACAAAGTGTAACGTCTCTTGGCATCAACTACGGACAAGTCGGGAACAATTTGCCTTCACCGGATAAAGTTATTAACCTCTTGAGATCTCTAAGGATCACCAAAACAAGAATCTACGATACTAATCCTCAAATTCTAAGTGCCTTTGCAAATTCAAACATAGAGATCATCGTCACCATCGAAAATCAAGTTTTAACGTTGTTACAAGATCCTCAACAAGCTCTCCAATGGGTGGATTCTCACATCAAACCATATATCCCGGCCACAAGGATCACCGGAATCATGGTCGGAAACGAGCTTTTCACCGACGAAGACTCTAGTTTAATCGG aTACATGATGCCGGCGATGATAAACATCCACAAAGCCTTGGTCCAATTAGGTTTAGACAGATACGTTCAAGTCTCCTCTCCAAGCTCCCTCGCCGTCCTTGCCGAATCTTATCCTCCATCAGCCGGAAGTTTCAAGCCGGAGGTTTCCTCCGTGATGCAACAACTTCTTCAATTTTTAGAAGCCACGAGATCTCCCTTTTGGATCAATGCTTACCCTTACTTTGCCTACAAAGACAACCCCGACAAAATCCCCATCGACTACGTCCTATTCAACCGTAACGTCGGCATGACCGATCCCAACACAAAGCTACATTACGACAACATGATGTATGCTCAAGTAGACGCGCTTGCTTTCGCTGCTGCGAAACTAGGGTACCGTAACATAGAAGTTAGGGTTGCCGAAACAGGGTGGCCATCAAAGGGAGACGCTGGAGAGGTTGGAGCGTCTCCTGCGAATGCTGCCACGTATAATAGGAATCTTATGATGAGACAATTCGCCGGAGAAGGCACTCCGGCTAGACGAAATTCGAGGCTAGATGTTTATATATTTGCCTTGTTCAATGAAGATATGAAACCTGGTCCTACTTCTGAGAAGAACTATGGGATATTTCGACCCGATGGATCATTGGCTTACAATTTGGGATTCTCTACGATGTCTACGACGACAGCAAATTCAGAATCTGTCACTTATTCATCCTCTGCCACTAAG GCAGTGAATAGGGCCACGACGACCTTGGAGTGTTGGACAATTTTGATATTGGCGATGATTCAAGTTGTAATATCAAGACTATTTTAG
- the LOC106350812 gene encoding uncharacterized protein LOC106350812, giving the protein MGTPYNFRSWLDQPHMDPNTNLLTEEYARGIQEFMGVVQSQPEARTSKYLLCPCSTCKNNIRVKKMEVWSHLYLKGFTRGYKIWYLHGERFEYGSSSEPQTADRLDEPTTDVDFGIGTVQMVYDAYGENLPSGEEEGDRQEQPNVENFPCEEEGEREQPNLEARRFFEMLDAAKQPLYQGCKDGHSPLSSASRLMALKTDYNLAEECVDAIADFVKDVLPEDNLAPGSYYEVQKLVAGLGLPYQVIDVCIDNCMIYWRADENRERCKFCRKPRYQDTTGRVPVPYKRMWYLPLTERLKRLYQSERTAEPMRWHAEHLTNGEITHPSDAEAWKHFQSTYPEFASEVRNVYLALCTDGFSPFGKHGRQYSLWPVILTPYNLPPHLCMRREFLFLSILVPGPDHPKRSLDVFLQPLIYELQLLWEHGVHTYDVSRKENFQMRAVLMWTISDFPAYGMLSGWTTHGRLSCPYCQDNTDAFQLKNGRKSCWFDCHRRFLPHDHPYRKSKTLFTKNKRVFDSPPEEVSGKKLKEQLRDFGADRTADVGGNGHEPIYGVGENHNWHKKSIFWDLPYWETHLLRHCLDVMHIEKNFFDNLMNTILDVQGKTKDNLKSRLDLVDICARPELHVDEHGKGPIPIYRLDATAKEEFFDWITHSVKFPDGYASSLRNCVDKSEGKFTGLKSHDCHVMMQRLLPFAFSALLPRNVHEAIAGISAFFRDLCSRSLTSDGIRNLEVKIPVILCNLEKIFPPSFFDVMEHLAIHLAREAALGGPVQYRWMYLYERFMFHLKKKVKNLSKVEGSIVAQCINEETSNFAEYYFPSEVRTKSRRPARHDDRGERATYYVYVPNMFTQIGRHSGKSTDRILTVAEHAHLHTYLLTNCEDILEYESIYLAEMRLKYPDATEEQLEQLKQNNFATWLSDYVSHCLAIGHPPKDWLREIVCGPKFVAKSYPRYCTRGYAFRVLKENTVRRTIDCGVSSSSGDDVYYGNVREILEIQYPGMIGMRCIVFNCEWYDNVVGRGVSTDAFGVTSVHSRRRLDFYDPFILASQADQVCYIRYPRIRQRNDPWIVVMSINPRSRVQGVFDPLQQQLTEEDGEIGEFDEDNSDSSCSSSDNSSDGE; this is encoded by the exons atggGTACTCCTTATAATTTCCGTTCTTGGTTAGATCAACCTCATATGGATCCAAATACAAATTTACTTACGGAGGAATACGCACGTGGTATTCAAGAATTCATGGGGGTGGTTCAAAGTCAACCGGAAGCAAGAACAAGTAAGTATTTATTATGTCCATGTTCTACTTGTAAGAATAATATCCGTGTCAAAAAAATGGAAGTATGGAgtcatttatatttgaaaggATTTACACGTGGTTATAAGATTTGGTATCTTCATGGAGAAAGATTTGAGTATGGTAGTAGTAGCGAACCTCAAACTGCCGATAGGTTAGATGAACCTACCACGGATGTAGATTTTGGGATAGGGACTGTTCAGATGGTATATGATGCATATGGAGAAAATTTACCGTCGGGTGAAGAGGAAGGAGATAGACAAGAACAACCCAATGTAGAAAATTTCCCATGTGAAGAGGAAGGCGAACGAGAACAACCCAATCTAGAAGCCAGAAGATTTTTTGAAATGTTAGATGCAGCTAAGCAGCCATTGTATCAAGGATGTAAAGATGGGCATTCACCTTTATCATCCGCAAGTCGATTGATGGCGCTAAAGActgactataatttggctgaagaatgtgtggatgcgattgcagATTTTGTTAAAGATGTTCTTCCTGAAGATAATCTTGCACCTGGCTCATATTATGAGGTACAAAAATTGGTCGCTGGTCTTGGCTTACCATATCAGGTGATAGATGTATGCATcgataactgcatgatttacTGGAGAGCAGATGAGAACAGGGAGAGATGTAAATTCTGtcggaaacctcgttatcaggataCGACTGGAAGAGTTCCGGTGCCATACAAacgaatgtggtatttgccgtTGACTGAAAGattaaagaggttatatcagTCTGAACGAACAGCagaaccaatgagatggcatgctgAGCACTTAACAAATGGTGAGATAACACATCCTTCCGATGCAGAGGCGTGGAAGCATTTTcaatcaacatatccagaatttgcatCTGAGGTAAGAAATGTGTATCTTGCATTATGCACAGATGGTTTCAgtccatttggaaagcatggaagacaatattcattgtggccggTAATCTTGACACCTTACAACTTACCACCACATTTGTGTATGCGACGGGAGTTTTTGTTCCTCTCAATTCTCGttcccgggccagatcatcctaagagGTCACtggatgtgtttcttcagccattgATATATGAGCTGCAATTATTATGGGAGCACGGTGTTCatacatacgatgtttcgcggaAAGAGAATTTTCAGATGCgagcagtacttatgtggacaataagtgattttccagcatatggtatgttatctggatggaccacgcatgggaggctatcatgtcctTATTGCCAAGAcaacacagatgctttccaactaaaaaatGGTCGGAAatcgtgttggtttgactgtcacaggagatttctaccacacgatcatccatatcgtaagAGTAAGACATTGTTTacaaagaacaagagggtgtttgacagtccacctgaAGAAGTAAGTGGCAAAAAGTTGAAGGAACaattaagagattttggtgcagataGAACGGCAGACGTGGGTGGAAACGGACATGAACCGATTTATGGTGTAGGGGAAAATCataattggcataagaagagtatctTCTGGGATTTGCCCTATTGGGAGACTCATTTGTTGCGGCACtgtttagatgtcatgcatattgagaagaactttttcgaCAATTTGATGAACACCATCCTTGATGTCCAAGGCAAGACGAAGGATAacttgaagtcaagactggatttggtTGATATTTGTGCTCGTCccgaacttcatgttgatgagcaCGGTAAAGGTCCTATTCCCATATATCGACTGGATGCAACTGCAAAAGAAGAGTTTTTTGATTGGATAACACACAGTGTtaaatttccagacggttatgcATCAAGTTTGCGTAATTGTGTTGACAAAAGTGAAGggaagtttactggcttgaagagccatgattgtcatgtaatgatgcagcgcctccttccttTTGCGTTTTCCGCACTATTGCCACGAAATGTCCACGAAGCAATCGCAg GGATAAGTGCTTTCTTCCGTGATTTATGCTCGAGATCACTCACATCAGATGGTATCCGCAATTTGGAAGTTAAAATACCGGTGATCCTATGCAACctcgagaagatatttcctccatcattttttgatgttatggagcatcttgctattcatcttgCGAGAGAAGCGGCACTCGGTGGTCCCGTGCAGTACAGGTGGATGTATTTGTACGAACGGTTTATGTttcatctgaagaagaaggtCAAGAATTTAAGCAAGGTGGAGGGATCAATAGTGGCTCAGTGCATCAATGAGGAAACCTCAAACTTTGCTGAATACTACTTTCCATCAGAAGTTCGAACAAAAAGTCGAAGACCTGcacggcatgatgatagaggtgAAAGGGCAACTTATTATGTTTATGTGCCAAACATGTTTACACAAATTGGACGACATAGTGGAAAGTCAACGGACCGGATACTTACCGTAGCTGAGCATGCTCATTTGCACACATATTTGCTTACAAACTGCGAAGACATTCTTGAATATGAGAG TATTTACTTGGCAGAGATGCGCTTAAAGTACCCGGATGCGACAGAAGAACAACTCGAACAACTCAAGCAAAACAACTTTGCAACATGGCTTTCTGATTAT gtAAGCCATTGTTTAGCTATTGGCCACCCACCTAAAGATTGGTTACGTGAGATAGTTTGTGGTCCAAAGTTTGTTGcaaagtcatatccgagatatTGCacacgaggatatgcattcagaGTTCTTAAGGAAAATACTGTAAGGAGAACAATTGATTGTGGGGTTTCTTCGTCATCCGgagacgatgtctactacggtaACGTACGCGAGATTTTGGAAATTCAGTACCCGGGAATGATTGGCATGAGATGTATTGTCTTCAACTGTGAGTGGTACGACAACGTTGTTGGTCGCGGAGTAAGCACTGACGCATTCGGTGTTACATCTGTACATTCGCGACGACGACTGGATTTTTACGATCCATTCATTCTTGCTTCACAAGCTGACCAG gtTTGCTATATTCGTTATCCGCGGATTAGGCAAAGGAACGATCCTTGGATCGTTGTCATGTCAATAAATCCCAGAAGCCGAGTACAAGGAGTATTTGATCCACTACAACAACAATTAACCGAAGAGGACGGCGAGATTGGAGAGTTTGACGAAGACAATTCAGAttcatcatgttcatcatcagatAATTCCTCAGATGGAGAGTAG